The following are encoded in a window of Carya illinoinensis cultivar Pawnee chromosome 15, C.illinoinensisPawnee_v1, whole genome shotgun sequence genomic DNA:
- the LOC122296992 gene encoding class V chitinase-like: protein MANTSVGRKSFIDSSIKTARLYGFQGLDLSWIWPNTSSDVANMATLFEEWRVALESEAKNSSQPQLILTATAHYSPVLSSVSFPIESMQRDLNGLNIYLCNILRARLIPILARGHGLLGDYLLKSWCTGHFPATGPAISPRGIVPYKDIKQLYIQRYGVAFMYNATYVMNYCIVGSTFISFDDVEAIKNKVSYAKEMGLLGYYCWNQDRDETIEEEERSTLYVNTLFFSFPQTLFQYINI, encoded by the exons atggccaatacttCTGTGGGTAGAAAGTCTTTCATTGACTCTTCAATAAAAACAGCAAGACTCTATGGCTTTCAGGGCCTAGACCTCAGCTGGATTTGGCCAAACACAAGCTCTGATGTGGCCAACATGGCCACCCTCTTTGAAGAGTGGCGAGTGGCTCTAGAGTCTGAGGCTAAAAACTCTAGCCAACCCCAACTGATATTGACTGCTACAGCTCATTACTCACCAGTTTTAAGTTCTGTTTCTTTCCCCATTGAGTCAATGCAGAGAGACTTGAATGGGCTGAATATTTAT CTTTGCAACATCCTACGAGCGAGATTAATACCGATTTTGGCACGAGGGCATGGATTGCTAGGGGACTATCTGCTAAAAAGTTG GTGCACCGGCCACTTTCCAGCCACTGGCCCTGCAATTTCACCTCGAGGAATCGTGCCCTACAAAGATATCAAACAACTTTATATTCAGAGATATGGGGTTGCTTTCATGTATAATGCTACATATGTGATGAATTATTGCATAGTTGGATCAACTtttattagttttgatgatgtTGAAGCTATAAAAAATAAGGTTTCCTATGCCAAGGAAATGGGGCTGCTAGGTTACTACTGTTGGAATCAAGATAGGGACGAAACGatagaagaagaggaaagaagCACTCTGTACGTCAATACTCTGTTTTTCTCATTCCCACAAACATTGTTTCAGTACATCAATATATAG